The following proteins come from a genomic window of Synechococcus sp. BIOS-E4-1:
- a CDS encoding nuclear transport factor 2 family protein produces MQLTRDYVDKAIHLLEVGAIDEFLANYVAENVQWVITGSSVLGGIYSSRTHFINTAISRLKSSLDGDIQWIVKNVIIDGSVAVLEMTSKAVSKQGQPYNNQYVWILEFNGIVFDKVRVYFDDVLVNKIIK; encoded by the coding sequence ATGCAGCTCACTCGTGATTATGTAGATAAAGCCATTCATTTGCTTGAAGTTGGAGCAATCGATGAATTTTTAGCCAATTATGTGGCGGAAAATGTTCAATGGGTGATTACAGGCTCAAGCGTCCTTGGTGGCATTTATTCGTCGAGGACTCACTTTATCAATACTGCGATATCAAGGTTAAAATCCTCTTTGGATGGCGATATTCAATGGATAGTAAAAAATGTCATCATTGATGGTTCCGTTGCTGTACTGGAAATGACATCAAAGGCTGTTTCCAAACAAGGGCAACCTTACAATAATCAGTACGTTTGGATATTAGAGTTTAATGGCATAGTGTTTGACAAAGTCCGAGTATATTTTGATGATGTTTTAGTGAATAAGATTATCAAGTAA